A single window of Gossypium hirsutum isolate 1008001.06 chromosome A10, Gossypium_hirsutum_v2.1, whole genome shotgun sequence DNA harbors:
- the LOC121208496 gene encoding probable basic-leucine zipper transcription factor C isoform X3: MFLRAFMSDMKPEDIPSPISGPNFYFSDNDLFSDTLQNSEITDENSSYGNNLNIPPDIEQLNNGYQNNNRNTNPTTTTSTSNTATSTNNTVATPAANNNNNNNLSIIFDSPDEMGNDISASIDFSESPSFSVPPFLTHQDHFNLSLVQSQMQLPDVSAEGLSQYTTDTVGPLLGPPLPSVFDEDCLSSVPSYVPLNSSSPSGSFLGPPMTSFMPAGTIADSSGVFAERILLNSELQPQDLEFQGDNAGIFCPDTVQRVFKPGDLQGLSSDNQQLVGVATTSSTPLASEMSSLEDSTFNKVGKLSVEQRKEKIHRYMKKRNERNFSKKIKYACRKTLADSRPRVRGRFAKNDEFGDTHRQACSNPEEEYDDEQVVVKEEEDMVDSSDIFAHISGVNSFKCNYPIQSWI, translated from the exons ATGTTCTTAAGAGCTTTTATGTCGGATATGAAGCCT GAGGATATACCAAGCCCCATCAGTggtccaaatttttatttttcagacAATGATCTTTTCTCTGACACCCTGCAAAACTCTGAGATCACTGATGAAAACTCTTCCTATGGCAATAATCTTAACATACCACCAGACATTGAACAACTCAATAATGGCTACCAAAACAACAATCGCAATACAAATCCGACCACCACCACCAGCACCAGCAACACCGCCACAAGCACCAACAACACAGTCGCCACCCCAGCcgctaacaacaacaacaacaacaatctgTCTATAATCTTTGATTCACCAGACGAAATGGGGAATGACATTTCGGCTTCTATAGACTTCTCTGAATCTCCATCTTTTTCAGTCCCTCCATTTCTGACACATCAAGACCATTTCAACCTGTCTTTAGTGCAGTCTCAAATGCAATTACCTGATGTTTCAGCTGAGGGGCTCTCACAGTACACTACCGACACTGTTGGACCTCTTTTGGGGCCTCCACTGCCATCTGTTTTTGACGAAGATTGCTTGTCTTCGGTGCCTTCGTATGTGCCTTTAAACTCTTCATCTCCATCAGGCTCCTTTCTTGGTCCTCCCATGACTAGTTTCATGCCTGCTGGGACTATTGCTGATAGTTCCGGGGTTTTCGCTGAGAGGATTCTTTTGAATTCTGAACTTCAACCACAAGACTTGGAATTTCAGGGTGATAATGCTGGAATCTTTTGCCCTGATACAGTCCAACGAGTTTTCAAACCAGGAGATTTGCAG GGCCTGAGCAGTGACAATCAACAACTGGTTGGAGTGGCAACAACCAGCTCTACTCCTTTAGCTTCAGAGATGTCTAGCTTGGAAGATTCAACTTTCAACAAAGTTGGTAAACTGTCTGTTGAACAAAGGAAAGAGAAGATCCATAGGTACATGAAGAAAAGGAATGAAAGGAACTTCAGCAAGAAAATTAAG TATGCATGCCGCAAGACATTAGCCGATAGCAGGCCTCGAGTGAGAGGAAGATTTGCAAAAAATGACGAATTTGGAGACACCCATAGGCAAGCTTGTAGCAATCCTGAAGAAGAATATGATGATGAA CAGGTGGTAGtgaaagaagaggaagacatGGTTGATTCCTCAGATATTTTTGCTCACATTAGTGGTGTCAACTCTTTCAAATGCAATTATCCAATCCAATCCTggatttaa
- the LOC121208496 gene encoding two-component response regulator-like PRR95 isoform X2 — protein sequence MLQDMIHPQQQQQLSIEDIPSPISGPNFYFSDNDLFSDTLQNSEITDENSSYGNNLNIPPDIEQLNNGYQNNNRNTNPTTTTSTSNTATSTNNTVATPAANNNNNNNLSIIFDSPDEMGNDISASIDFSESPSFSVPPFLTHQDHFNLSLVQSQMQLPDVSAEGLSQYTTDTVGPLLGPPLPSVFDEDCLSSVPSYVPLNSSSPSGSFLGPPMTSFMPAGTIADSSGVFAERILLNSELQPQDLEFQGDNAGIFCPDTVQRVFKPGDLQGLSSDNQQLVGVATTSSTPLASEMSSLEDSTFNKVGKLSVEQRKEKIHRYMKKRNERNFSKKIKYACRKTLADSRPRVRGRFAKNDEFGDTHRQACSNPEEEYDDEVVVKEEEDMVDSSDIFAHISGVNSFKCNYPIQSWI from the exons atgttgcAAGACATGATTCAtccacaacaacaacaacaactttCCATT GAGGATATACCAAGCCCCATCAGTggtccaaatttttatttttcagacAATGATCTTTTCTCTGACACCCTGCAAAACTCTGAGATCACTGATGAAAACTCTTCCTATGGCAATAATCTTAACATACCACCAGACATTGAACAACTCAATAATGGCTACCAAAACAACAATCGCAATACAAATCCGACCACCACCACCAGCACCAGCAACACCGCCACAAGCACCAACAACACAGTCGCCACCCCAGCcgctaacaacaacaacaacaacaatctgTCTATAATCTTTGATTCACCAGACGAAATGGGGAATGACATTTCGGCTTCTATAGACTTCTCTGAATCTCCATCTTTTTCAGTCCCTCCATTTCTGACACATCAAGACCATTTCAACCTGTCTTTAGTGCAGTCTCAAATGCAATTACCTGATGTTTCAGCTGAGGGGCTCTCACAGTACACTACCGACACTGTTGGACCTCTTTTGGGGCCTCCACTGCCATCTGTTTTTGACGAAGATTGCTTGTCTTCGGTGCCTTCGTATGTGCCTTTAAACTCTTCATCTCCATCAGGCTCCTTTCTTGGTCCTCCCATGACTAGTTTCATGCCTGCTGGGACTATTGCTGATAGTTCCGGGGTTTTCGCTGAGAGGATTCTTTTGAATTCTGAACTTCAACCACAAGACTTGGAATTTCAGGGTGATAATGCTGGAATCTTTTGCCCTGATACAGTCCAACGAGTTTTCAAACCAGGAGATTTGCAG GGCCTGAGCAGTGACAATCAACAACTGGTTGGAGTGGCAACAACCAGCTCTACTCCTTTAGCTTCAGAGATGTCTAGCTTGGAAGATTCAACTTTCAACAAAGTTGGTAAACTGTCTGTTGAACAAAGGAAAGAGAAGATCCATAGGTACATGAAGAAAAGGAATGAAAGGAACTTCAGCAAGAAAATTAAG TATGCATGCCGCAAGACATTAGCCGATAGCAGGCCTCGAGTGAGAGGAAGATTTGCAAAAAATGACGAATTTGGAGACACCCATAGGCAAGCTTGTAGCAATCCTGAAGAAGAATATGATGATGAA GTGGTAGtgaaagaagaggaagacatGGTTGATTCCTCAGATATTTTTGCTCACATTAGTGGTGTCAACTCTTTCAAATGCAATTATCCAATCCAATCCTggatttaa
- the LOC121208496 gene encoding two-component response regulator-like PRR95 isoform X1 translates to MLQDMIHPQQQQQLSIEDIPSPISGPNFYFSDNDLFSDTLQNSEITDENSSYGNNLNIPPDIEQLNNGYQNNNRNTNPTTTTSTSNTATSTNNTVATPAANNNNNNNLSIIFDSPDEMGNDISASIDFSESPSFSVPPFLTHQDHFNLSLVQSQMQLPDVSAEGLSQYTTDTVGPLLGPPLPSVFDEDCLSSVPSYVPLNSSSPSGSFLGPPMTSFMPAGTIADSSGVFAERILLNSELQPQDLEFQGDNAGIFCPDTVQRVFKPGDLQGLSSDNQQLVGVATTSSTPLASEMSSLEDSTFNKVGKLSVEQRKEKIHRYMKKRNERNFSKKIKYACRKTLADSRPRVRGRFAKNDEFGDTHRQACSNPEEEYDDEQVVVKEEEDMVDSSDIFAHISGVNSFKCNYPIQSWI, encoded by the exons atgttgcAAGACATGATTCAtccacaacaacaacaacaactttCCATT GAGGATATACCAAGCCCCATCAGTggtccaaatttttatttttcagacAATGATCTTTTCTCTGACACCCTGCAAAACTCTGAGATCACTGATGAAAACTCTTCCTATGGCAATAATCTTAACATACCACCAGACATTGAACAACTCAATAATGGCTACCAAAACAACAATCGCAATACAAATCCGACCACCACCACCAGCACCAGCAACACCGCCACAAGCACCAACAACACAGTCGCCACCCCAGCcgctaacaacaacaacaacaacaatctgTCTATAATCTTTGATTCACCAGACGAAATGGGGAATGACATTTCGGCTTCTATAGACTTCTCTGAATCTCCATCTTTTTCAGTCCCTCCATTTCTGACACATCAAGACCATTTCAACCTGTCTTTAGTGCAGTCTCAAATGCAATTACCTGATGTTTCAGCTGAGGGGCTCTCACAGTACACTACCGACACTGTTGGACCTCTTTTGGGGCCTCCACTGCCATCTGTTTTTGACGAAGATTGCTTGTCTTCGGTGCCTTCGTATGTGCCTTTAAACTCTTCATCTCCATCAGGCTCCTTTCTTGGTCCTCCCATGACTAGTTTCATGCCTGCTGGGACTATTGCTGATAGTTCCGGGGTTTTCGCTGAGAGGATTCTTTTGAATTCTGAACTTCAACCACAAGACTTGGAATTTCAGGGTGATAATGCTGGAATCTTTTGCCCTGATACAGTCCAACGAGTTTTCAAACCAGGAGATTTGCAG GGCCTGAGCAGTGACAATCAACAACTGGTTGGAGTGGCAACAACCAGCTCTACTCCTTTAGCTTCAGAGATGTCTAGCTTGGAAGATTCAACTTTCAACAAAGTTGGTAAACTGTCTGTTGAACAAAGGAAAGAGAAGATCCATAGGTACATGAAGAAAAGGAATGAAAGGAACTTCAGCAAGAAAATTAAG TATGCATGCCGCAAGACATTAGCCGATAGCAGGCCTCGAGTGAGAGGAAGATTTGCAAAAAATGACGAATTTGGAGACACCCATAGGCAAGCTTGTAGCAATCCTGAAGAAGAATATGATGATGAA CAGGTGGTAGtgaaagaagaggaagacatGGTTGATTCCTCAGATATTTTTGCTCACATTAGTGGTGTCAACTCTTTCAAATGCAATTATCCAATCCAATCCTggatttaa